CTTTTCTGCCCGAATTGCCCCCATCCTGACGGCCCATGACCCTGGTGCAGACAGCCGCAGCCTCCTCTTCAGCCCGCTGTCAGCTTGGCGGGCGCCCCGCTCCGACAGCCAGCTGACCGTGCCTCCGTCCTGCAGAGAACGGCGAGTGGGCCATCGACTTCTGCCCGGGGGTGATCCGCCGCCACCACGGTGGCGCCACCGACGGCCCAGGGGAGACTGACGTCATCTACTCGCTCATAATCCGCCGGAAGCCGCTCTTCTACGTCATTAACATCATCGTGCCCTGTGTGCTCATCTCGGGCCTGGTGCTGCTCGCCTACTTCCTGCCAGCGCAGGGTAAGCAGTGGCCCCGAACCTACCCCCAAACCCGGGCTCGCTCCCGGGAGGCGGGGCCCGCTCTCACCGGCTCTCCCTCCAGCCGGCGGCCAGAAATGCACGGTCTCCATCAACGTCCTGCTCGCCCAGACTGTCTTCTTGTTCCTCATAGCCCAGAAAATCCCAGAGACGTCTCTGAGCGTGCCGCTCCTGGGCAGGTGACAGTGGAGCCCCCGCGGGGGCGTGGCCAGTGTGAAGGGCGGGGCCGGGGAGGTTGTCAGGTGGGGGCGTGGCCAAAACCCAGAGACCTCGGGAAAAGCTCTGGCTGTCTCGCCCCGCCCTGGGCTTTATTCGGACGCTGGGTAGGGGTGGTACGGGGATGGATTCCCTGGTCCGCCGTCCTCCTCACTGCTGCTGGACGTCACCTGGaggtctcctgagtagctctgTTGGGGGACGGTCAGGCTCAGTGCCTCCCTAGCCCCGCCGCCTCTGGCCCCTAACTCACCCCGCGTCCCGAGCTCACCGGTTCTCCGGGGGTTCCGAGGCCTAGCTGCTGTTGCCACTGTTGCAGGAATGAGGCAGACTCCTGCAGACCCCGTCCACACAGGCATAGCCACGCTCCCTGGACTAGGAGCCGGGCGCCGGCGCCCATCACAGCCCCAGCTTGCCGAGCCCCCTGCCCTGCGGCCTGGGCTACCTGGCTCAGCGCTGCACCCGGATTCCTGCCGTCTGGGGCTGGGCCCGCACTGCCGTCTAGTCGCCGCGCCTCCTGCTGCAGCCACAGGGCTGAGATCTGCATTGGGGGCACGGGTTAGCGGGGAGGTAGAGGTCCTTGTTCCCGCTGCTCGATCGCCGCGTATCCTGAGCCCCCCAGTACCCCACCTCTAACAAGGTGGCGCCGAAGCTCACGAGGCTGGCTGCGGCTTCTCTTAACACCAGCCCCAGGGTTGGCTTCGGGGCGGGCAGCATGCCCTGCATCTTTGGCTCCGGTGGCTCCAGGGACTTCAGCTCTCTGAATCTCTGCTCCAGATATTCATGGGCTGCGGCCACGGAGAGTTCCAGGGAAGACAGAAGCGGGGGCTGGAGGGCCACCTGGAGAAGGAGCAGAGCAGTAGAGTAGCAGGGCAGGGGTCACAGGGGCGCACAGGAGACCTACCCAGAAGGTCTCGAGGTGCAGCCTTCGGCGGGCGTAGCCTCACCTCGGTGGAGCTGTGGAAGTGGTAGATCCACATCAGGGTGTCCAGGGAGCTGGGGGTCCCCTTCATGGCCGCCACAAGTGGTAGGACGGGAGAAGGGCTGGGGGACGCGTCTGTCGTCGTGTAGGGGGCACAGCTGGAGGGCGTAACCAGCCCGTGCCAGGAGAAGCcgtgtttgtgaggtcagagagCGCACGGCGCCTTCGGTAGCTGGGAGGAGGAGCGGTGATGTCACGCATTCCGGGCTCCTCAGGTTCCTTATTTTCGTCATGGTGGTCGCCACGCTCATTGTCATGAATTGCGTCATCGTGCTCAACGTGTCCCTGCGGACGCCCACCACCCACGCCGTGTCCCTGCGGCTGCGCCACGTAAGCGCGGTGAGGGCGGTGCGGcccgggtgggggtggggcttcGTACTAACCCCGCCCTCTaagccccgcccctgccccagGTTCTTCTGGAGCTACTGCCGCGCCTCCTGGGCTCCCCGACGCCCCCCGAGGCCTCCCGGGCCGCCTCGCCCCCAAGGCGGGCGTCGTCGGTGGGCTTACTGCTCCGCGCGGAGGAGCTGATACTGAAAAAGCCACGGAGCGAGCTCGTGTTTGAGGGGCAGAGGCACCGGCACGGGGCCTGGACGGGTGAGAACAGTGGCCCGGCCGGCCGCGGGGCGTGCCTGCCACGGGGGAGGCTCCTAAGGCCCACCCCGGTGTTTTCCCCGCCAGCTGCCTTCTGCCAGAGCCTGGGTGCCGCCGCCCCCGAGGTCCGCTGCTGTGTGGATGCCGTGAACTTCGTGGCCGAGAGCACGAGAGATCAGGAGGCCACCGGCGAGGTGGGACAGGAGCCAGAGGCGGGTGGAGTGCGGCAGAGGCCCCCCACTGTCTCCCATGCCGCTGGCTCCTGCAGCTGCGTCTTTACTGACTGTGCTGACCCTTCCCCAGGAAGTGTCCGACTGGGTGCGCATGGGGAATGCCCTTGACAACATCTGCTTCTGGGCCGCTCTGGTGCTTTTCAGCGTGGGCTCCAGCCTCATCTTCCTCGGGGCCTACTTCAACCGAGTGCCTGATCTCCCGTACCCACCGTGTATCCAGCCTTAGCGCGTACCGACTTCAATTTCCCACCCATCTCTAGTGGGAAATTGATTTTGAAAAAGTAGGCTGCCGCCACCACGGCATTATGATCCCTTCCCACTGCTGATCAATCTGCATTTTGTGAACTTCGCAAGAAGAATGGTGTGTGCCCACTCCTTGGCGTGTGTAGGCCTGGCCGCAGTCCAGGGGTCAGCAGGAGGAAACGGTTCACACAGGCTCTCAGGTGCCAGTCCTCCAGAAAGCAAGGACTGCCCTTCAGCCTTGCTGACCTCCCAGCCTTTCTCAGGCCCAGCCCCACGGGATTCTGGTGGCTGCCAGCTTGTGAGCTATATATATTCCTCTCATAGCCAAACAGGAGACCCCTTTGCAGGACTTGCACAGGGGGAGGCTGGAGCCAGGAAACCCCCTTCTTCCCTGGTCTGGCTCTGCTGGAGCGGGTGGGAACCAAACACCTTCAGTGCTGGTGGCCCTCAGGCCCACAGGTTTAGGGCTGAGGCTGCCCTGGCCCTCCCGCagtcatttcttctaggttttcttggCCCAGCACTGCCCATCCCACCCCATGAGGCTCGCTCATTGCAGATCCCAGCCCACCCCGCCCCTTTCTTCCCCACCCCGCCCCTTTCTTCCCCACCCCGCCCCTTTCTTCCCCACCCCTGGAGGCTCTCTCCGCCTAGGACTGACAGAAAGCAAGAAAATGCGGCCTGCATGGTGGGAGCTGGTTGAATTTTCTTTATTAACAAACAGGATATCCAAGGCCACTACAttgaggggggtgggggggagggaggaggagggttaCTTGCTGCTCACACTATATACAGATGCAAGCAAGGGGCGGGGAGAGTGAGGGttccctgctccctccctccaccaGGGAAGGGCACGGGCTAGAAGAGGAGATGGGGGTTGGGAATGGGGGGAATGTTTTGGCTGGCAGGGTCCCCCCCTCCATTCCCTGGAGTTTGGGGGAAGGGGAATCATTAAAGTGCtttcagaaaatgaagaaatggtcCCTGCCCCTGGAGTGGCTGGTGACCCCCCCCAAAAATCTAGGGCCCAGTGACCCCCCCCAGGGTCTGGTACATTCAAGGGGGGAGCCGGCTCCCCTGACGTGCAAATAAAGGGGTCCAGGGCCCTGCCCAGTCAGCAGCAGTGGGGTAAGGGGTTCAAGCCCCAAGCACTCTCCTCTTAAATGGAGAAAAGGGGGGAGGGGCTAGGCCCACTCAATTCCTGGGAAGGGGAAGCTGTGtccctccccagaagctggggaCAGGCACAGTTTTGGGAAGAGGACATGTTGGGGAAGAGGATGGTCACGTGATCACGAAAGCATCAGGGGTCAGAGGTCACGTTCCCAGCAGGCTCCAGTGAATCAAACCAGTAAAAGCAAAAGCCCAGGGAGGGGAAAGAGGGGCGGCCCGGGAAGCCTGGCTGCAGGGGGAGAGCTGGGTCCAGTGTGGGACAGCCCCAGCCCAGGGCCCTGTCACCAGTTCATGATGCAGTTACGGTTCAGAGTCATGAAGTAAACTTGGCTGCTGCCCCCAGAGCGGACTGAGGCAAAAAATACCTGGGTGGGGCAGGAGAAGAAGTCAccaagggctgggctgggctgggctggcggGGGGTCTCAATTAACTGGGATTGGGGAAGAAGGGGTGGCAGAAGAGGTGAGGGAGAGAGACTCACAGTGCCCCTCACCCGGAGGAAAGGCTGGGATGTTAGGGGAGAGGGTGCACCACCAGCCCCCTGAGTGCCAGCTGGAAAGTCCTCAGAAGCTGAAGGGAGCGCAGGGCAGTGGTAGTGGCTGACTGCCCTCCCAGCTCCCAGAGGGGCCCGCTTTCAAGAAGCCGCCACCCCCATCCTCTCCCCAGAACTCTGCCCAGGGGCCTAGGGTCATGGCAGCCGGGACGGCAGGGCTTTCAGAGGGAAGGAGCCTCCCACCTTGTCATTCCGCTCACATAGGAACTTGAGCCTCTGAGCTCGTTTGTGCATGAAGACCCCGTCGAGGTGGCCTGTCTCCACAGAGCGGATCTCAATGGCTTTCTCACCCCAGCCCATTATCTGGTTGGAGCAGATGTAGGCTGTGGGGAACAGGTGAAGGGCTGAGCAGGCTGCACCCCGGGGCCACCTCAGGGGCATGTGGCCGGGAGGGCGGCAGCTCACTTACCCACAGAAGTAGGCATCTCTCCCCACTGCAGCACCACATCCTTAATGATCCGCCCGTACGTGTTGACGTAGACACCCTCGTCCTCGTAGCACAGCAGCATCTCCATGCCGTCGGTGTTGGGGAGGAAGATGATGGCATGGGGCGTGATCTGGCTCTGGATCTGGGGAGAAGGAGGTGGGCTAGAGTCTCCGTGTCTGGTGCCCAGACTGGGCCATCCCACTCCCCCAGCAGCCCTGCCGAGCTCACGTGCACAGGGATGTAGATGTCATAGCTGTTCCCCGAGTCGACATCCACAGCATGGAAGCCAGCACTGGAGCCATAGATGACCTTAAGCCGCTGCCCCTCCTCTACTGTCAGGTCGACCAGCAGAGGGCGGTGAGGGAGGTCGGCAAAGGACTGCGGAGAACCGGAGGAGAGGAGGGCTCAGGGGCACGGGGAGAGACGCTGGGACTCCAGATGGTGTTAGGGACCGAGGCTGGGATTACCTTGAAGGCCATGAACTTGTGGTAGGGTTTGGGGGCCCAGGCATACACCTCCACGGAGCTCTTGAGGGCGATGACCAGGAACTTAATCCGCTCGTATTTCACTGGGGGCGGGAGAGAAGAGGGATGCTGAGACTTCCCTTCTTGGGCCACGGCGCCTCCCTGTGGTCTGTCACTATACTGCCCCACCCAGGCCCCAAGTCCCTGGCTCCCAGGCTTTCTCAGCCATTAGACCCAgatccatttctctctcttcatGAACAAGTATGTGCTGGCCACTCTGTTGTGACATCCTCACCGACACGGTAGTGCCCGCAGCCCTCCATGTCCCCCACGGTGGTCCAGCCCTGCTTCTTCTCCACTTCTGGGTCATTGTGCAGAATCTTGTTGCGGAGCCAGGACAGGTAATACACCCGCAGCTTGTTCCTTTTCCCTGAGGGATGGACAGACATACACACCCCACATGCTCATCTGAGGCCCGACTGCCACCGCCCTGGCCTCCTCTGTCAGCATACCACAAGGGGTGAGAAAGTGTGGCCCCACCTTCCAGTGCCTGGACCAAGGCTGCCCTCCTCCCAGGCAGAAGACGGTGACAGCGCCAAGGAGCtgagcccctcctccctcccccactcacCACACCTGTACCTGAGATGGTGATGAGCAGGTTGAGCCCCTCCAGCACATCCATCTGCTGGAAGCGTCGCCGCCCAATGAGTCCATACACCTTGCCCTGCCCACTTCGGTCCAGCAACATCAGCCCGTTCTCCGTGCCCACCAGCAGGTTGACCCCTGCAACAGGAGCCCTTGGGCAGGTCAGAGGCTCAGCCAGGCCCTCACCTAACCAGGAGCGTGAGAGCCACGCCAGAGCCTCCTCAGCTGTTCCTGCCCCGGCTTACCCCAAAGGGCTGCACAGAGGATCTCGGAGTTGAATCGCTTCTTGTACTTCCGGATCTCAGGGGTCTCACTGTGGGCTCGGGTGTTGGTGGGGTTCACGTTGACCACAGAGCCCTTCCTCACGTCGTACTGCAGCTGGTCGAGCCGAGTGCCCTCTCCACCCACCAGGGCTgccagaaggaggaggaggcaggaggaggggctGCAGCTTCTCACCCCATCTCTTTTTACCTCCATCCCCTATATCAGGTCTTGGCACCTCATAATACgcagaaaggaggagaaagacagGAGGAGAGGAGGTGCACGGGAGAGGGGGATAGAGTGCTGGACTTGGAGTCAAAAGGCCTGGCTCAAGTCCCATTTCTGTCACTTGTTAGCTTTGAGTCTTTGCCCAGGTCCCCTGGCAACTCTGAGCATTTCCTGTCCTGTGGAGGGGTCGCAGAGGCCCTTCCTTGCCTCTGTGCCCAGGCAGGTGCTAGGGCCCAAGGGAGAGGTCCTGTGGCTATGCTTTGTGAGGCTGCATCTCAAGACCACCGTGCTCCCCTCCAGGCTGCCCCTGGACCCCAGCCTCACAGCAGGTCTGTCCTCCTGTCCTCACCTGTGATGGGGATGCTGTCCCCACTGCCTCCAGGCTGGTAGATCCCTAGATCCACAAACATCGTGAACGAGCTCTTGCCAGGGGCCTTTACCAGCCCACGAGACTGGTACTGTGGTAGGGGGGCAGCAGTCAGGCAAACAAGTGCAAGTCCAGCTGCGGCCCTGCCCCTGCTGCTGTTCCCCAGGCTCCAGCTCCCCAACTGACACCCCCGCTGTCCAGCTCCCAGCGCTCCACCCTGACCCAGCACCCGGACCTCCTGCCCATCGCCAGGGCTCTTCTCTCCCAGCGGACCTGCCTCTGACCCACTTACGTCACCGCTCCCATCCTTCGAGGGCGGGCTTTGGCCTTTGCTGTTCTCGGTGGGTGAGTGGCTGGGCTGGACCACGTCAGGCAGGTTTGTATACCCATTGCTGTCAGCATGTAGCAGGTTCCGCTCCTCTTCAGGGGTCTACAGGACAGAGGGCAGGGTTGGCGTGGGGCTGGGAAGGGCACACACAGGTACAGGGGAGGGAGCAGAGGCTCACTCACGCGCTGGACCACCATGGTGCCGCCCCCGTATGGGGGCTGGGTCCCGGTGATCTCCTCGACGTCATGGACCACCATGGTGCTGACGCTGTCTGTATCCCCATCGCTGCTgtgagagaggaggaaggtggGGCCCCCTCCAGGTCCTGCCCATGGCCACAGAAGTGCCAAAGGCAGCAGATGGCTGCCAGAGCCCAGGCTTTTGTCTCTAGTCAAAACACAACCTGCTCCACCGTGAGGTGCTTCCCTGCATGGCCCACAGGGCAGGCTGGCAAGGGGCAGACAGGCACTTGAAGAGGCCACCCCACAACACACAGGGCAGCGGGAGAGAGACAGGAACCTGCACCCTCACCCCACTCTCTAGCGAAGGGAGCCGCTCTCCCTCAGACTTGCCCCAAAGCCCCACCTCTCCCCCACTGccacttcccctccctccctgtgcCTTAGAGTGGGAGGGCCCCACTCCCAATGTCGTACCGGCCCCCAGGGGTGTCTCTGCTCCCCTCTGATGGCCCGCCTTCGCcttcctcctcgtcctcctcacTGCTTTCCACCTCCTCGCTGGACGATGAGTAGTCCATGGccttcttgggaggccgaggggcctCGTCCAGGGTCCGCTCTTTCAGCAACACGAAGTCCTGCAGGGAGGAGCCACGTGAGGGGCAGGGAGAAGCTGGGCCTGGGTGGAGGTAGACAAACGGTGCCGGGACAGCCCAGCAGGGCGACAGGAGGGGCTCCCACAAGCAGGCCCATCTCACTAACCTCACCAATTGCTCGCTTATAGCTCTGGGAGGGGCCGCAGGGGAAGAAAGAGCCAGGAGAGAGGTTAGGAGAGAGGTTAGAAAAGGTTAGTACCATGAGAAGCACCAGTCCCTCCATCCCCACAGCCCTTCTCAGTAGATCAGCAGAGACCCCACCCCTGACACCCAGCTCCCTGGGGCTAAGCCCCAAACCAGGATGAGGCAGGCCATGCCTGCCACCAGGCGACTCACTGCGGGCCGGCCTGGCCGTGAGCGGTGGTCATCGGGCTTGGCTTTATTCCCAGGGGAGAGCACTGGGGAGCTGTCCAGTTTGGAGGAGGCTGGACAGCAGGGTGGAAGAAGAAGGTCACTGATGCCTGGACAAGGGATGGCCTCAAGCCCACACCCTGAGCCCCAGAACTCAGCCCCAAGTTCCATACCCATGCAGGTCCTCCCTGTCCCTGTGGGTGTCCCAGTCCAAAGCCACCAAAGGCAGGGTCCATCGTGATAAGACTCCAGGCCCAGGGCAGGCTGCCCAGCCCTGTCTCACATACCTCCCACGCGGTTCCGCTCCAGTGAGCCAGCCTGGGGGAGGTGCCCGTGAGAGGCTGGAAGGACGCTGTCCGAGCGTTCCCAGCCAGGGTCGCTCCTCCTGAGGTCGGGGTTACTGTTGGGGGTGCAGAGTCAGGGTCAGGGAGGCAGGGTGCTCCCCTCTCTGGGGTGCTGAGCTGCACTGCAGAGGGAGCCATCACCAGGGAAGCAGGTGGCAGAAGTGAGAGGTGGGAGTGAGTCGGGGGACAACTCTATTACCTAGAGGCGTTGGGCGGGCCAGGGGGCTGAGCAGGGGGCCCTGGAGGCTTTGGGGTGCCCCGCTCTGCCCGCCTTTGCAGATAGATTTGCCAGGCGGAGTTGCTGCGAGGTCTGTGAAGGGAGCACAGGGGTGCCGAGGGGGCAGGGGGGGCGCTGAGGTGATGGGGCTGGGGCTTGCCCACCCCTAGGCGGGTAGGCTGGTAAAGTCCCTGTGCCCCCCTACTCCCTAGGCTGCCCTCAGACCTCACCCAGGCGTTGCCCTACCCAGGCATTACCTGGCACGGATTGCCTGGGCTGGCCGGGACCCTCCGGCCCCACTGGTGTTAAGGGCAGTGGCGATAGATGAGGTCCTCTGAGGCACCTGTGGAGAGAAGTCCACGTGCTGCGAGCTGGCGCTGCGACGGGCACTTCTCAGACGTTTAAGCCTCACCTCTGAGAGGTGAGTTCCCCCACTTTGacggatgagaaaactgaggttcagggaagTTAGTGAATACGTCCAGGG
The sequence above is drawn from the Symphalangus syndactylus isolate Jambi chromosome 20, NHGRI_mSymSyn1-v2.1_pri, whole genome shotgun sequence genome and encodes:
- the MINK1 gene encoding misshapen-like kinase 1 isoform X20; its protein translation is MGDPAPARSLDDIDLSALRDPAGIFELVEVVGNGTYGQVYKGRHVKTGQLAAIKVMDVTEDEEEEIKQEINMLKKYSHHRNIATYYGAFIKKSPPGNDDQLWLVMEFCGAGSVTDLVKNTKGNALKEDCIAYICREILRGLAHLHAHKVIHRDIKGQNVLLTENAEVKLVDFGVSAQLDRTVGRRNTFIGTPYWMAPEVIACDENPDATYDYRSDIWSLGITAIEMAEGAPPLCDMHPMRALFLIPRNPPPRLKSKKWSKKFIDFIDTCLIKTYLSRPPTEQLLKFPFIRDQPTERQVRIQLKDHIDRSRKKREETEYEYSGSEEEDDSHGEEGEPSSIMNVPGESTLRREFLRLQQENKSNSEALKQQQQLQQQQQRDPEAHIKHLLHQRQRRIEEQKEERRRVEEQQRREREQRKLQEKEQQRRLEDMQALRREEERRQAEREQEYKRKQLEEQRQSERLQRQLQQEHAYLKSLQQQQQQQQLQKQQQQQLLPGDRKPLYHYGRGMNPADKPAWAREVEERTRMNKQQNSPLAKSKPGSTGPEPPIPQASPGPPGPLSQTPPMQRPVEPQEGPHKSLQDQPTRNLAAFPASHDPDPAIPAPTATPSARGAVIRQNSDPTSEGPGPSPNPPAWVRPDNEAPPKVPQRTSSIATALNTSGAGGSRPAQAIRARPRSNSAWQIYLQRRAERGTPKPPGPPAQPPGPPNASSNPDLRRSDPGWERSDSVLPASHGHLPQAGSLERNRVGASSKLDSSPVLSPGNKAKPDDHRSRPGRPADFVLLKERTLDEAPRPPKKAMDYSSSSEEVESSEEDEEEGEGGPSEGSRDTPGGRDGDTDSVSTMVVHDVEEITGTQPPYGGGTMVVQRTPEEERNLLHADSNGYTNLPDVVQPSHSPTENSKGQSPPSKDGSGDYQSRGLVKAPGKSSFTMFVDLGIYQPGGSGDSIPITALVGGEGTRLDQLQYDVRKGSVVNVNPTNTRAHSETPEIRKYKKRFNSEILCAALWGVNLLVGTENGLMLLDRSGQGKVYGLIGRRRFQQMDVLEGLNLLITISGKRNKLRVYYLSWLRNKILHNDPEVEKKQGWTTVGDMEGCGHYRVVKYERIKFLVIALKSSVEVYAWAPKPYHKFMAFKSFADLPHRPLLVDLTVEEGQRLKVIYGSSAGFHAVDVDSGNSYDIYIPVHIQSQITPHAIIFLPNTDGMEMLLCYEDEGVYVNTYGRIIKDVVLQWGEMPTSVAYICSNQIMGWGEKAIEIRSVETGHLDGVFMHKRAQRLKFLCERNDKVFFASVRSGGSSQVYFMTLNRNCIMNW
- the MINK1 gene encoding misshapen-like kinase 1 isoform X10, translating into MGDPAPARSLDDIDLSALRDPAGIFELVEVVGNGTYGQVYKGRHVKTGQLAAIKVMDVTEDEEEEIKQEINMLKKYSHHRNIATYYGAFIKKSPPGNDDQLWLVMEFCGAGSVTDLVKNTKGNALKEDCIAYICREILRGLAHLHAHKVIHRDIKGQNVLLTENAEVKLVDFGVSAQLDRTVGRRNTFIGTPYWMAPEVIACDENPDATYDYRSDIWSLGITAIEMAEGAPPLCDMHPMRALFLIPRNPPPRLKSKKWSKKFIDFIDTCLIKTYLSRPPTEQLLKFPFIRDQPTERQVRIQLKDHIDRSRKKRGEKEETEYEYSGSEEEDDSHGEEGEPSSIMNVPGESTLRREFLRLQQENKSNSEALKQQQQLQQQQQRDPEAHIKHLLHQRQRRIEEQKEERRRVEEQQRREREQRKLQEKEQQRRLEDMQALRREEERRQAEREQEYKRKQLEEQRQSERLQRQLQQEHAYLKSLQQQQQQQQLQKQQQQQLLPGDRKPLYHYGRGMNPADKPAWAREVEERTRMNKQQNSPLAKSKPGSTGPEPPIPQASPGPPGPLSQTPPMQRPVEPQEGPHKSLVAHRVPLKPYAAPVPRSQSLQDQPTRNLAAFPASHDPDPAIPAPTATPSARGAVIRQNSDPTSEGPGPSPNPPAWVRPDNEAPPKVPQRTSSIATALNTSGAGGSRPAQAIRARPRSNSAWQIYLQRRAERGTPKPPGPPAQPPGPPNASSNPDLRRSDPGWERSDSVLPASHGHLPQAGSLERNRVGASSKLDSSPVLSPGNKAKPDDHRSRPGRPADFVLLKERTLDEAPRPPKKAMDYSSSSEEVESSEEDEEEGEGGPSEGSRDTPGGRSDGDTDSVSTMVVHDVEEITGTQPPYGGGTMVVQRTPEEERNLLHADSNGYTNLPDVVQPSHSPTENSKGQSPPSKDGSGDYQSRGLVKAPGKSSFTMFVDLGIYQPGGSGDSIPITALVGGEGTRLDQLQYDVRKGSVVNVNPTNTRAHSETPEIRKYKKRFNSEILCAALWGVNLLVGTENGLMLLDRSGQGKVYGLIGRRRFQQMDVLEGLNLLITISGKRNKLRVYYLSWLRNKILHNDPEVEKKQGWTTVGDMEGCGHYRVVKYERIKFLVIALKSSVEVYAWAPKPYHKFMAFKSFADLPHRPLLVDLTVEEGQRLKVIYGSSAGFHAVDVDSGNSYDIYIPVHIQSQITPHAIIFLPNTDGMEMLLCYEDEGVYVNTYGRIIKDVVLQWGEMPTSVAYICSNQIMGWGEKAIEIRSVETGHLDGVFMHKRAQRLKFLCERNDKVFFASVRSGGSSQVYFMTLNRNCIMNW
- the MINK1 gene encoding misshapen-like kinase 1 isoform X8, which produces MGDPAPARSLDDIDLSALRDPAGIFELVEVVGNGTYGQVYKGRHVKTGQLAAIKVMDVTEDEEEEIKQEINMLKKYSHHRNIATYYGAFIKKSPPGNDDQLWLVMEFCGAGSVTDLVKNTKGNALKEDCIAYICREILRGLAHLHAHKVIHRDIKGQNVLLTENAEVKLVDFGVSAQLDRTVGRRNTFIGTPYWMAPEVIACDENPDATYDYRSDIWSLGITAIEMAEGAPPLCDMHPMRALFLIPRNPPPRLKSKKWSKKFIDFIDTCLIKTYLSRPPTEQLLKFPFIRDQPTERQVRIQLKDHIDRSRKKRGEKEETEYEYSGSEEEDDSHGEEGEPSSIMNVPGESTLRREFLRLQQENKSNSEALKQQQQLQQQQQRDPEAHIKHLLHQRQRRIEEQKEERRRVEEQQRREREQRKLQEKEQQRRLEDMQALRREEERRQAEREQEYKRKQLEEQRQSERLQRQLQQEHAYLKSLQQQQQQQQLQKQQQQQLLPGDRKPLYHYGRGMNPADKPAWAREVEERTRMNKQQNSPLAKSKPGSTGPEPPIPQASPGPPGPLSQTPPMQRPVEPQEGPHKSLVAHRVPLKPYAAPVPRSQSLQDQPTRNLAAFPASHDPDPAIPAPTATPSARGAVIRQNSDPTSEGPGPSPNPPAWVRPDNEAPPKVPQRTSSIATALNTSGAGGSRPAQAIRARPRSNSAWQIYLQRRAERGTPKPPGPPAQPPGPPNASSNPDLRRSDPGWERSDSVLPASHGHLPQAGSLERNRVGASSKLDSSPVLSPGNKAKPDDHRSRPGRPASYKRAIGEDFVLLKERTLDEAPRPPKKAMDYSSSSEEVESSEEDEEEGEGGPSEGSRDTPGGRDGDTDSVSTMVVHDVEEITGTQPPYGGGTMVVQRTPEEERNLLHADSNGYTNLPDVVQPSHSPTENSKGQSPPSKDGSGDYQSRGLVKAPGKSSFTMFVDLGIYQPGGSGDSIPITALVGGEGTRLDQLQYDVRKGSVVNVNPTNTRAHSETPEIRKYKKRFNSEILCAALWGVNLLVGTENGLMLLDRSGQGKVYGLIGRRRFQQMDVLEGLNLLITISGKRNKLRVYYLSWLRNKILHNDPEVEKKQGWTTVGDMEGCGHYRVVKYERIKFLVIALKSSVEVYAWAPKPYHKFMAFKSFADLPHRPLLVDLTVEEGQRLKVIYGSSAGFHAVDVDSGNSYDIYIPVHIQSQITPHAIIFLPNTDGMEMLLCYEDEGVYVNTYGRIIKDVVLQWGEMPTSVAYICSNQIMGWGEKAIEIRSVETGHLDGVFMHKRAQRLKFLCERNDKVFFASVRSGGSSQVYFMTLNRNCIMNW
- the MINK1 gene encoding misshapen-like kinase 1 isoform X13, coding for MGDPAPARSLDDIDLSALRDPAGIFELVEVVGNGTYGQVYKGRHVKTGQLAAIKVMDVTEDEEEEIKQEINMLKKYSHHRNIATYYGAFIKKSPPGNDDQLWLVMEFCGAGSVTDLVKNTKGNALKEDCIAYICREILRGLAHLHAHKVIHRDIKGQNVLLTENAEVKLVDFGVSAQLDRTVGRRNTFIGTPYWMAPEVIACDENPDATYDYRSDIWSLGITAIEMAEGAPPLCDMHPMRALFLIPRNPPPRLKSKKWSKKFIDFIDTCLIKTYLSRPPTEQLLKFPFIRDQPTERQVRIQLKDHIDRSRKKREETEYEYSGSEEEDDSHGEEGEPSSIMNVPGESTLRREFLRLQQENKSNSEALKQQQQLQQQQQRDPEAHIKHLLHQRQRRIEEQKEERRRVEEQQRREREQRKLQEKEQQRRLEDMQALRREEERRQAEREQEYKRKQLEEQRQSERLQRQLQQEHAYLKSLQQQQQQQQLQKQQQQQLLPGDRKPLYHYGRGMNPADKPAWAREVEERTRMNKQQNSPLAKSKPGSTGPEPPIPQASPGPPGPLSQTPPMQRPVEPQEGPHKSLVAHRVPLKPYAAPVPRSQSLQDQPTRNLAAFPASHDPDPAIPAPTATPSARGAVIRQNSDPTSEGPGPSPNPPAWVRPDNEAPPKVPQRTSSIATALNTSGAGGSRPAQAIRARPRSNSAWQIYLQRRAERGTPKPPGPPAQPPGPPNASSNPDLRRSDPGWERSDSVLPASHGHLPQAGSLERNRVGASSKLDSSPVLSPGNKAKPDDHRSRPGRPADFVLLKERTLDEAPRPPKKAMDYSSSSEEVESSEEDEEEGEGGPSEGSRDTPGGRDGDTDSVSTMVVHDVEEITGTQPPYGGGTMVVQRTPEEERNLLHADSNGYTNLPDVVQPSHSPTENSKGQSPPSKDGSGDYQSRGLVKAPGKSSFTMFVDLGIYQPGGSGDSIPITALVGGEGTRLDQLQYDVRKGSVVNVNPTNTRAHSETPEIRKYKKRFNSEILCAALWGVNLLVGTENGLMLLDRSGQGKVYGLIGRRRFQQMDVLEGLNLLITISGKRNKLRVYYLSWLRNKILHNDPEVEKKQGWTTVGDMEGCGHYRVVKYERIKFLVIALKSSVEVYAWAPKPYHKFMAFKSFADLPHRPLLVDLTVEEGQRLKVIYGSSAGFHAVDVDSGNSYDIYIPVHIQSQITPHAIIFLPNTDGMEMLLCYEDEGVYVNTYGRIIKDVVLQWGEMPTSVAYICSNQIMGWGEKAIEIRSVETGHLDGVFMHKRAQRLKFLCERNDKVFFASVRSGGSSQVYFMTLNRNCIMNW